In a single window of the Antedon mediterranea chromosome 1, ecAntMedi1.1, whole genome shotgun sequence genome:
- the LOC140049624 gene encoding uncharacterized protein, giving the protein MRGLKILVGAVGILVLAGCAYRFVRVAVNVGLQTVESPALTVLEVLFIMLLSVIGIMFLHMSIVLWSDHHSLFSIFILYLLNVTLRLLAKFLSMKSFDKKTKLFRTTQEKLLLDALRKNKKTAYGKDLKFHEIHSLDEFKAKHPLTDYSHYKSYIDRICKGEGNVMTKDKVVRLTLTSGTTGKSKKIPYTQQTLTVLELTLGSLVINIVNADKRFKLQSPLQRNFIILCPSTPAPKEAGIPVGPIAMIEQSQKKFLAAVTTTPSAGYDIYTEFESGYVHMLFGICDRYIGCLESTFTPLLLSSFQVLEKHWQQMLNDLETGCISSTLNIPAEVRLEINKQIKARYVPERIQFLRREFEKGFVGIATRIWPTLQYFSGINLGTCNEELCRTYTKGLLEVSPAYAGTEGLFGVNLSLTPPFLYTLVPSAVIYEFIPVEQSEDPNPEIMFGDSVKVGEQYEMVVSNPTCGLYRFRFGDVIKVVDFCNATPTIEFQYRCGQILNLRGEKVDESAVYESILKCVKKWPNQRLVDFTSAESELLPDSERQTGPGYYVIFIEIDGKDGEYVLTADEKSTIESALCEQTLAYKTCREKVAIAPMDVRQVKPEGFAEFKKYIVDNSTASVTQFKQPRKLKTPEMLAFLLQNTYDIDSSD; this is encoded by the exons ATGAGAGGCCTAAAGATCCTTGTTGGTGCCGTCGGTATATTGGTTCTTGCTGGCTGTGCATACCGCTTTGTCAGAGTAGCTGTCAACGTAGGCCTGCAGACTGTCGAATCACCTGCTTTGACTGTTCTAGaag TGCTCTTTATTATGCTGTTGTCTGTAATTGGCATCATGTTCCTGCACATGTCGATTGTCTTGTGGTCTGATCACCATAGCTTATTTTCAATATTCATCTTATATTTACTAAATGTAACTTTGCGATTACTTGCTAAATTTTTAAGTATGAAATCatttgataaaaaaacaaagctATTTCGAACGACTCAGGAGAAGTTACTTTTAGACGCtctaagaaaaaacaaaaaaactgctTACGGCAAAGACCTCAAGTTCCACGAGATCCACAGTCTTGATGAGTTTAAGGCGAAACATCCTCTGACAGATTACAGTCATTACAAATCATACATAGATCGGATTTGCAAGGGAGAAGGAAACGTCATGACGAAAGACAAAGTTGTCAGACTGACCCTGACATCGGGAACAACTGGTAAAAGTAAGAAAATACCATATACACAACAAACATTAACTGTCCTTGAATTAACACTTGGTTCCCTTgtaataaatattgtgaatgCCGACAAACGATTTAAATTACAGAGTCCATTGCAACGTAATTTTATCATATTATGCCCATCCACTCCCGCGCCCAAAGAAGCAGGAATACCCGTAGGTCCTATTGCGATGATAGAGCAATCTCAGAAGAAATTCCTTGCTGCAGTTACCACCACTCCATCAGCCGGCTACGACATTTATACTGAATTTGAATCGGGTTATGTACACATGCTATTTGGTATATGTGATCGATATATTGGATGTCTCGAGTCAACATTTACACCTTTACTACTAAGCTCGTTTCAAGTTTTAGAGAAGCATTGGCAACAGATGTTAAATGACCTGGAGACCGGTTGTATCAGTTCAACTCTAAATATTCCCGCTGAAGTCCGCCTAGAAATAAACAAACAGATCAAAGCCAGATACGTACCAGAGAGAATCCAGTTTTTAAGAAGAGAATTTGAAAAAGGCTTTGTCGGAATTGCCACACGGATCTGGCCGACGTTACAATACTTTTCAGGTATAAATCTTGGCACCTGCAATGAAGAACTATGCAGGACATATACAAAAG GGCTATTAGAAGTATCTCCAGCTTACGCTGGAACCGAGGGATTGTTTGGAGTAAACCTTTCACTTACTCCACCTTTCTTGTACACTTTAGTGCCTTCAGCagtaatatatgaatttatccCCGTTGAGCAAAG TGAAGACCCAAATCCAGAAATCATGTTTGGTGATTCTGTTAAAGTTGGAGAACAGTACGAAATGGTCGTAAGCAATCCCACGTGTGGATTATACAGATTCAGATTTGGTGACGTCATCAAAGTTGTGGATTTTTGTAATGCCACTCCAACGATTGAGTTTCAGTACAG gtGTGGTCAGATATTGAATTTACGTGGTGAAAAAGTGGACGAATCTGCAGTATATGAGTCTAtcttaaaatgtgttaaaaaatgGCCTAACCAACGACTCGTTGATTTTACTTCTGCAGAGAGCGAACTATTGCCAG ATTCTGAAAGACAGACTGGACCTGGATATTACGTAATTTTCATTGAAATCGATGGAAAAGATGGAGAATATGTGTTGACAGCTGACGAAAAATCAACG ATTGAATCTGCACTTTGTGAGCAAACACTTGCCTACAAGACGTGTCGGGAAAAAGTTGCTATTGCCCCGATGGATGTACGCCAAGTTAAGCCAGAGGGTTTTGCTGAATTTAAGAAATACATAGTAGACAATTCCACAGCATCGGTTACGCAATTTAAGCAACCAAGAAAACTGAAAACACCAGAAATGTTGGCCTTCCTATTACAAAATACATATGATATTGATAGTTCAGACTAA
- the LOC140044645 gene encoding uncharacterized protein has protein sequence MRGLKILLGAVGSLVLAGCVYRFVRVAMNIGLQPVESSVLAVLEVLFIMLLSVIGIIFVHMSIVLWSDHHSLFSIIILYSINVTTQLLAIFSSGRSFEKQTKYFRKTQEKLLLDGLKKNGKTAYGKDFKFHEIHSLDEFKAKHPLTEYSHYRQYVDRICKGEENVMTKDKVVRLTLTSGTTGKSKKIPYTKESFTAMELSTNCLLSYFMKKDKRFKLQSPLQRRLFIFCTPTPGPTEAGIPSGPVLMLDQSKKKFLAAITTTPIAGYGILTEFESGYVNMLFGICDSYIASIESSFTPLVLSAFQVLEKHWRQMLNDLETGCISSTLNIPDDVRLEINKQITARFVPQRIQFLRREFEKGFVGIAKRIWPTLQHFTGINLGTSNKELGRTYAKGLLQVTSAYGGTEGLFGINRSLTPPLSFTLLPSKIFYEFIPVEQSGDANPDVVFGDSVKVGEQYEMVVSNPTCGLYRFRFGDVIKVVDFYNTTPRIEFQYRYGQILNLRSEKVDESTVYTSILKCVNTWPGQQLVDFTSVESDLLPDCERNAGPEYYVIFIEIKGKDGEYVLTVDEKSTIDSALCDQAFAYKSYRDKGSIAPMDVRQVKRNGFAEFKKYILNNSTASVTQFKQPRKLKTPEMVAFLLQNTFK, from the exons ATGAGAGGCCTAAAGATTCTTCTTGGTGCAGTCGGTAGTCTGGTTCTTGCTGGCTGTGTATACCGCTTTGTTAGAGTAGCTATGAACATAGGCCTGCAACCTGTCGAGTCATCTGTGTTGGCTGTTCTAGAAG tGCTCTTTATTATGCTTTTGTCAGTAATTGGCATCATCTTCGTGCACATGTCGATTGTCTTGTGGTCTGATCACCATAGCCTATTTTCAATAATCATCTTATATTCAATCAATGTAACCACACAATTACTTGCTATATTCTCGAGTGGGAGGTCATTTGAAAAACAAACCAAGTATTTTCGAAAGACACAGGAGAAGCTACTTTTAGACGGTCTAAAGAAAAATGGAAAGACTGCGTATGGCAAAGATTTTAAGTTCCACGAGATCCACAGTCTTGATGAGTTTAAGGCAAAACATCCTCTGACAGAATACAGTCATTACAGACAATACGTAGATCGGATATGCAAGGGAGAAGAAAACGTCATGACAAAAGATAAAGTTGTCAGACTGACCCTGACATCGGGAACAACTGGTAAAAGTAAGAAAATACCATATACCAAAGAATCATTCACTGCCATGGAGTTATCGACCAATTGCCTGCTATCATACTTTATGAAAAAAGACAAAAGGTTTAAATTACAGAGTCCATTACAGCGCaggttatttatattttgcacCCCGACTCCTGGGCCGACAGAAGCAGGAATACCGTCAGGCCCTGTTTTAATGTTGGATCAATCTAAGAAGAAGTTCCTCGCTGCTATTACAACCACTCCAATAGCAGGCTATGGTATTTTGACAGAGTTTGAATCCGGTTATGTAAACATGCTATTTGGTATATGTGATAGTTATATCGCAAGTATCGAGTCATCATTTACACCTTTGGTACTAAGCGCGTTTCAAGTTTTGGAGAAGCATTGGCGACAGATGTTGAATGACTTGGAGACCGGTTGTATCAGTTCAACTCTAAATATTCCAGATGACGTTCGCCTAGAAATAAACAAACAGATCACAGCCAGATTTGTACCACAGAGAATCCAGTTTTTAAGAAGAGAATTTGAAAAAGGATTTGTCGGAATCGCAAAAAGGATCTGGCCGACGTTACAGCACTTTACAGGTATTAATCTTGGGACAAGCAACAAAGAACTAGGCAGAACATACGCTAAAG GGCTTTTACAAGTAACTTCAGCTTACGGTGGAACTGAAGGATTGTTTGGAATAAATCGTTCACTAACCCCTCCTTTATCGTTCACTTTACTTCCTTCGAAAATCTTTTACGAATTTATTCCTGTTGAACAAAG CGGAGACGCAAATCCAGACGTCGTGTTTGGTGATTCTGTTAAAGTTGGAGAACAGTACGAAATGGTTGTGAGCAACCCAACGTGTGGGTTATACAGATTCAGATTTGGTGACGTCATCAAAGTTGTGGACTTCTATAATACAACTCCAAGGATTGAATTTCAGTACAG GTATGGACAGATACTAAACCTACGTAGTGAAAAGGTGGACGAATCAACAGTATATACGTCAATATTGAAGTGTGTTAACACATGGCCTGGCCAACAACTTGTTGATTTCACTTCTGTGGAGAGCGACCTTTTACCAG attgtgAAAGAAATGCTGGACCTGAATATTACGTAATTTTCATAGAAATCAAAGGAAAAGATGGAGAATATGTGTTGACAGTTGACGAAAAATCAACG ATTGATTCTGCACTTTGTGATCAAGCATTTGCCTATAAGTCGTACCGAGACAAAGGCAGCATTGCCCCGATGGATGTACGTCAAGTTAAGCGAAATGGTTTTGCTGAATTTAAGAAGTACATACTAAACAATTCCACAGCATCGGTTACGCAATTTAAGCAACCAAGAAAACTGAAAACACCAGAAATGGTGGCCTTTCTATTACAAAATACATTCAAATGA
- the LOC140047223 gene encoding uncharacterized protein yields the protein MRGPKIIIGAVGSLVLACCVYRFIGIVLNVGHQTIEAPVLVVVEAIVLLFCTLLGLNLVHISSLEWSDHLDASSLYLLYLINIVCQITSFFVFKSFEKLTKKFRKTQEKYILNGLRHNQNTIYGKEFHLGDIHSLGEFKTRHPLTTYSHYEKYVDRICAGELNVLTKDEVIQLRITSGTTGKGKKIPYTIDAVWRFSKPITLLAPKCVAKTFSTSSPLRRTLYMFVCPESLPPESGIAVVAGSVIPKSYKNYLQIYSTPISGFDISTEFEACYVHLLFGIRDRFLKSITVLFTPLLITAFKTLETHWEQMLKDIEGGSLWSKLNIPVEVRADLEEKLKGKCNPDRVQFLRREFEKGFDGIGKRIWPKLRVWLGTDLNRCADKLCNTYMKGVAFASERYLGTEGFYGVNLTMLRPPPHRYTLVPDSVLFEFIPIDESEENNPNTYFGDQVKVGQIYELVVSNWTCGLYRFRIGDVIKVVDFYNESPVVEFQYRYGQLLSIRGEKVDEVCMRKALENTFRQFSGITLIEYACAESFLMPDSAKRQGPHYYVVFVEVEGNKGDIGEHISTLLDSELCEHAALYKMWRSQNGIGTADVLFVKPGGFARLKNYIVDNSTATFNQFKQPRKLKTEGTVAFILDQTSD from the exons ATGAGAGGCCCGAAGATTATTATTGGTGCAGTCGGTAGTTTGGTTCTTGCCTGCTGTGTATACCGCTTCATTGGAATAGTTCTTAACGTAGGCCATCAGACTATCGAAGCACCCGTTTTGGTTGTTGTAGAAG CTATTGTGCTCCTGTTTTGTACACTGTTAGGATTGAATCTTGTTCACATATCGTCACTGGAATGGTCTGACCATCTAGATGCATCATCTCTATATCTACTCTATCTGATCAACATAGTATGCCAAATTACGTCTTTTTTCGTGTTTAAGTCGTTTGAGAAGCTAACAAAGAAATTCAGAAAGACACAAGAAAAATATATCCTCAATGGGCTACGTCATAATCAAAATACCATATATGGCAAAGAGTTTCATCTTGGTGATATTCACAGTCTTGGGGAATTCAAGACGAGGCATCCGTTGACCACGTATAGTCACTATGAGAAATATGTTGATCGCATCTGCGCTGGAGAACTAAATGTTCTCACAAAAGATGAGGTTATTCAGTTGAGAATAACATCGGGAACTACTGGAAAAGGGAAGAAAATACCATATACAATTGACGCTGTTTGGAGGTTTTCGAAGCCTATCACTTTACTGGCACCGAAATGTGTTGCTAAAACGTTCAGCACGAGCAGCCCTTTGCGTCGCACGCTTTATATGTTCGTGTGCCCAGAGAGTTTACCACCCGAAAGCGGTATTGCTGTAGTTGCTGGGTCAGTAATTCCCAAATCCTACAAGAACTATTTACAAATCTATTCTACACCAATTTCAGGTTTTGACATTTCAACTGAGTTTGAAGCGTGTTATGTTCATTTGTTATTTGGTATTCGtgatagatttttaaaatcaattactGTGCTGTTCACACCGCTACTAATAACTGCTTTTAAAACACTTGAAACACACTGGGAACAAATGCTAAAAGACATCGAAGGAGGTTCATTGTGGTCGAAGTTAAATATTCCTGTCGAAGTCCGTGCAGATCTAGAAGAGAAGTTAAAAGGTAAATGTAATCCGGATAGAGTGCAGTTCTTAAGAAGAGAATTTGAGAAAGGCTTCGACGGAATAGGCAAACGCATATGGCCTAAACTACGTGTTTGGCTTGGAACAGATCTTAACAGATGTGCCGACAAGCTTTGTAATACATATATGAAAG gcGTAGCGTTTGCCTCGGAGCGGTATCTAGGGACTGAGGGCTTCTACGGTGTTAATTTAACCATGCTGAGACCTCCACCTCACCGTTATACCTTGGTTCCAGATTCAGTTTTGTTTGAGTTTATTCCAATTGATGAAAG cGAAGAAAATAATCCTAATACATATTTTGGTGACCAAGTAAAAGTTGGACAAATATATGAGCTTGTAGTCAGTAACTGGACATGTGGGTTATATCGATTTCGAATTGGTGACGTCATTAAAGTAGTCGACTTTTACAATGAATCTCCTGTTGTTGAGTTTCAGTACag GTACGGCCAGTTGCTAAGCATTCGTGGAGAGAAGGTTGATGAGGTTTGCATGCGTAAGGCTCTGGAGAATACATTCAGACAGTTTTCAGGGATTACACTTATTGAATATGCTTGTGCTGAAAGCTTTCTGATGCCAG ATTCTGCCAAGCGGCAAGGTCCACATTACTATGTGGTGTTCGTGGAAGTGGAAGGAAATAAAGGTGACATCGGAGAACATATAAGTACACTA CTGGATTCTGAACTTTGTGAGCACGCGGCCTTGTACAAAATGTGGCGTTCCCAAAACGGTATCGGTACGGCAGACGTCCTCTTTGTCAAACCAGGTGGATTTGCAAGACTGAAGAATTACATCGTTGACAATTCCACAGCTACTTTTAACCAGTTTAAACAGCCACGAAAACTCAAAACAGAAGGCACTGTCGCATTTATTTTAGATCAGACATCAGACTGA
- the LOC140049632 gene encoding uncharacterized protein has translation MRGTRILLGAVGSLVLAGCVYRCVGVALNVGLQTVESPTLAVLEVLLLTLLSIIGIIFVHMSLVLWSDHHDVFSIVILYSLNVTMRLLAKLSSRRSFEKQTKYFRKTQEKLLLDGLKKNGKTAYGKDFKFHEIHSLDEFKAKHPLTEYSHYIQYIDRICKGEGNVMTKDKVVRLTLTSGTTGKSKKIPYTKQSLTAMRLTINSLILHIIMEDKRFKLHSPLQRSLLVYCPSTPRPEEAGIPVGPVSMLEKSHKKILAAFTTTPSAGYDILTEFESGYVHMLFGICDRYIASIESPFTPLLLSAFQVLEKHWPQMLNDLETGCISSTLNIPDDVRLEINKQITARFVPQRIQFLRREFEKGFVGIAKRIWPTLKHFTGINLGTSNEELGRTYAKGLLQVTSAYGGTEGLFGVNRSLTPPLWYTLVPAALIYEFIPVEQSGDANPKIIFGDSVKVGEQYEMVVSNPTCGLYRFRFGDVIKVVDFYNTTPMIEFQYRYGQILNLRSEKVDESAVYTSILKCVKKWPSQRLVDFTSAESDLLPDGERNAEPGYYVIFIEIKGKDGEYVLTADEKSTIDSALCDQAFAYKSYRDKGSIAPMDVRQVKPNGFAEFKKYILDNSTASVTQFKQPRKLKTTEMVAFLLQHTFE, from the exons ATGAGAGGCACAAGGATTCTTCTTGGTGCAGTCGGTAGTTTGGTTCTTGCTGGCTGTGTATACCGCTGTGTTGGAGTAGCTCTGAACGTAGGCCTGCAGACTGTCGAATCACCTACATTGGCTGTTCTAGAAG tGCTCTTGCTTACACTGTTATCTATAATTGGCATAATCTTCGTGCACATGTCGCTTGTCTTGTGGTCTGATCACCATGACGTATTTTCAATAGTCATATTATATTCACTAAATGTAACTATGCGATTACTTGCTAAATTATCGAGTCGGAGGTCATTTGAAAAACAAACCAAGTATTTCCGAAAGACACAGGAGAAGTTACTTTTAGACGGTCTCAAGAAAAATGGAAAGACTGCGTATGGCAAAGATTTTAAGTTCCACGAGATCCACAGTCTTGATGAATTTAAGGCGAAACATCCTCTGACAGAATACAGTCATTACATACAATACATAGATCGGATATGCAAGGGAGAAGGAAACGTCATGACGAAAGACAAAGTTGTCAGACTGACCCTGACATCGGGAACAACTGGTAAAAGTAAGAAAATACCATACACCAAACAATCATTAACTGCCATGAGACTAACAATTAATTCCCTGATATTACATATTATCATGGAAGACAAACGGTTTAAACTGCATAGTCCATTACAGCGCAGTTTACTAGTATATTGCCCTTCGACTCCTAGACCCGAAGAAGCAGGAATACCCGTTGGCCCTGTGTCAATGTTAGAAAAATCTCACAAGAAGATACTTGCTGCATTTACCACCACTCCATCAGCTGGCTACGACATTTTGACAGAGTTCGAATCAGGTTATGTACACATGCTATTTGGTATATGTGATCGATATATCGCAAGTATCGAGTCACCATTTACACCTTTGCTACTAAGCGCGTTTCAAGTTTTGGAGAAGCATTGGCCACAGATGTTGAATGACTTGGAGACCGGTTGTATCAGTTCAACTCTAAATATTCCCGATGACGTCCGCCTAGAAATAAACAAACAGATCACAGCCAGATTTGTACCACAGAGAATCCAGTTTTTAAGAAGAGAATTTGAAAAAGGATTTGTCGGAATCGCAAAAAGAATCTGGCCGACGTTAAAACACTTTACAGGTATTAATCTTGGGACAAGCAACGAGGAACTTGGCAGAACATACGCTAAAG GGCTTTTACAAGTAACCTCAGCTTACGGTGGCACTGAAGGATTGTTTGGAGTAAATCGTTCACTAACTCCTCCTTTGTGGTACACTCTAGTTCCTGCAGCACTCATTTATGAATTCATTCCTGTAGAACAAAG cgGAGACGCAAACCCAAAAATCATTTTTGGGGATTCTGTTAAAGTTGGAGAACAGTACGAAATGGTGGTAAGCAACCCGACATGTGGGTTATACAGATTTAGATTTGGTGACGTCATAAAAGTTGTGGACTTCTATAACACAACTCCAATGATTGAATTTCAGTACAG GTATGGTCAAATATTAAACCTACGTAGTGAAAAAGTGGACGAATCAGCAGTATACACGTCAATATTAAAATGCGTAAAAAAATGGCCTAGCCAACGGCTCGTTGATTTCACTTCCGCGGAGAGTGACCTTCTACCAG atgGTGAAAGAAATGCTGAACCTGGATATTACGTAATTTTCATTGAAATCAAAGGAAAAGATGGAGAATATGTGTTGACAGCCGACGAAAAATCAACG ATTGATTCTGCACTTTGTGATCAAGCATTTGCCTATAAGTCGTACCGGGACAAAGGCAGTATTGCCCCGATGGATGTACGTCAAGTTAAGCCAAATGGTTTTGCTGAATTTAAGAAGTACATACTAGACAATTCCACAGCATCGGTAACGCAATTTAAGCAACCAAGAAAACTGAAAACAACAGAAATGGTGGCCTTCCTATTACAACATACATTCGAGTGA